A region of Lagenorhynchus albirostris chromosome 20, mLagAlb1.1, whole genome shotgun sequence DNA encodes the following proteins:
- the KCNJ16 gene encoding inward rectifier potassium channel 16 — protein MSFYGSSYPIVNVDPKYPGYPQEHVLAEKRRARRRLLHKDGSCNVYFKHIFGEWGSYVVDIFTTLVDTKWRHMFVIFSLSYILSWLIFGSIFWLIAFHHGDLLNDPDITPCVDNVHSFTGAFLFSLETQTTIGYGSRCVTEECSAAVLMVILQSILSSIINTFIIGAALAKMATARKRAQTIRFSYFALIGMRDGKLCLMWRIGEFRPNHVVEGTVRAQLLRYTEDSDGRMTMAFKDLKLVNDQIILVTPVTIVHEIDHESPLYALDRKAVAKDNFEILVTFIYTGDSTGTSHQSRSSYVPREILWGHRFNDVLEVKRKYYKVNCLQFEGSVEVYAPFCSAKQLDWKDQQIHNMGKGPPAQGPGTSDTNVRRRSFSAVAIVSSCENPEETTTSGTDQCKEAPYQKALLTLNRISVESQM, from the coding sequence ATGAGCTTCTACGGCAGCAGCTACCCGATCGTGAACGTGGACCCCAAATACCCGGGTTACCCCCAGGAGCACGTTCTAGCCGAGAAGCGAAGAGCCAGGAGGCGTCTCCTGCATAAAGACGGCAGCTGTAACGTGTACTTCAAGCACATTTTTGGAGAATGGGGCAGCTACGTGGTGGACATCTTCACCACCCTCGTGGACACCAAGTGGCGTCACATGTTCGTGATATTCTCGTTGTCTTACATTCTCTCCTGGTTGATATTTGGCTCTATCTTTTGGCTCATAGCCTTCCATCACGGAGACCTGTTGAACGATCCCGACATCACGCCTTGTGTGGACAACGTCCATTCCTTCACGGGGGCGTTTCTGTTCTCCCTGGAGACCCAGACCACCATCGGGTACGGTTCCCGCTGTGTCACCGAGGAATGTTCTGCGGCCGTGCTCATGGTGATCCTTCAGTCCATCTTAAGCAGCATCATAAACACCTTCATCATTGGGGCTGCCTTGGCCAAAATGGCGACCGCCAGGAAGAGAGCCCAGACCATCCGGTTCAGCTACTTCGCCCTCATCGGCATGAGAGATGGGAAACTTTGCCTCATGTGGCGCATCGGTGAATTCCGCCCCAACCACGTGGTAGAAGGCACGGTCAGGGCCCAGCTTCTCCGCTACACGGAAGACAGCGATGGGCGGATGACGATGGCATTTAAGGACCTAAAGTTAGTCAATGACCAGATCATCCTTGTCACACCAGTAACGATCGTTCATGAAATCGACCACGAGAGCCCTCTGTATGCCCTTGACCGAAAAGCCGTGGCCAAAGATAACTTTGAGATTTTGGTGACGTTTATCTATACTGGCGACTCTACCGGGACTTCTCACCAATCCAGGAGTTCCTACGTTCCCCGAGAAATTCTCTGGGGCCATAGGTTTAATGATGTCTTGGAAGTGAAGAGAAAGTATTACAAAGTGAACTGCTTACAGTTCGAGGGCAGCGTGGAAGTCTATGCTCCCTTTTGCAGCGCCAAGCAACTGGACTGGAAGGACCAGCAGATCCACAACATGGGAAAAGGCCCGCCAGCCCAAGGACCCGGCACATCAGACACCAATGTCAGAAGAAGGTCATTTAGCGCCGTTGCCATCGTCAGCAGCTGTGAAAACCCAGAGGAGACCACCACCTCTGGCACGGATCAGTGTAAGGAAGCGCCTTATCAGAAAGCTCTCCTGACTTTGAATAGGATCTCTGTAGAATCCCAAATGTAG